One segment of Arthrobacter sp. MMS18-M83 DNA contains the following:
- a CDS encoding peptide chain release factor 3, whose amino-acid sequence MSQEVLSPARVQAIHHEASRRRTFAVISHPDAGKSTLTEALALHAKVIGTAGASSGKANRKETVSDWMQMEKDRGISISSAALQFSYRDTVINLLDTPGHADFSEDTYRVLAAVDCAVMLVDAAKGLETQTMKLFEVCKQRNLPIITVINKWDRPGLDALALMDEITERTGLQPMPLTWAVGISGDFRGVWDLRNDRFARFARNNAGANIAITEYFTPEEAAETQGNNWSDAVDEAGLVIESNLEFDVESFHAGTATPILFSSAALNFGVKEILDALVDFAPPAAPRPDVDGEPRSVDAPFAGFVFKVQAGMNKAHRDHVAFIRVCSGVFERGMVVTQTRTGKSFATKYAQQVFGREREVIDEAYPGDVVGLVNASSLRVGDSLFLDQQVEFPAIPLFAPEHFQVARSQDPSRFKQFRRGIEQLEHEGVIQVLRSDVRGDQAPVLAAVGPMQFEVVEDRMAHDFNAPMRLERLPYSMARISTADAMPALANVPGAEVLLRSDGEYLALFNDVWALRRIEKNHPKLTLVPIGTHNPAK is encoded by the coding sequence GTGTCCCAAGAAGTCCTGAGCCCCGCCCGAGTCCAGGCGATTCACCATGAGGCCTCCCGGCGTCGGACTTTTGCGGTCATTTCGCATCCTGACGCGGGTAAGTCCACGCTTACGGAAGCTCTTGCCCTGCATGCCAAAGTCATCGGTACCGCGGGCGCGTCGAGCGGCAAGGCCAACCGCAAGGAAACCGTGTCCGACTGGATGCAGATGGAGAAGGACCGCGGCATTTCCATCAGCTCCGCGGCCTTGCAGTTCTCCTACCGGGACACCGTGATCAACCTGCTGGATACCCCGGGCCACGCTGACTTCTCTGAGGACACCTACCGCGTATTGGCCGCTGTCGACTGCGCAGTGATGCTGGTGGATGCCGCAAAGGGGCTGGAAACGCAGACCATGAAGCTCTTTGAAGTCTGCAAGCAGCGGAATCTGCCCATCATCACCGTCATCAACAAATGGGACCGCCCGGGCTTGGACGCCCTCGCGTTGATGGATGAGATCACGGAGCGCACCGGGCTTCAGCCCATGCCGTTGACTTGGGCTGTGGGCATTTCCGGCGACTTCCGCGGAGTGTGGGACTTGCGCAACGACCGATTCGCCCGGTTCGCACGCAACAACGCCGGCGCGAACATCGCCATCACCGAGTACTTCACCCCGGAAGAGGCAGCGGAAACCCAGGGCAACAACTGGAGCGACGCCGTCGATGAGGCCGGACTCGTGATTGAGTCCAACCTTGAGTTCGACGTGGAGAGCTTCCACGCCGGAACGGCAACGCCCATTCTCTTCAGTTCGGCTGCCTTGAACTTCGGCGTCAAGGAAATCCTGGACGCCCTGGTGGACTTCGCGCCTCCCGCCGCGCCACGCCCGGACGTCGACGGGGAGCCCCGTTCCGTTGACGCGCCCTTTGCTGGCTTTGTTTTCAAAGTCCAGGCTGGCATGAACAAAGCCCACCGCGACCACGTCGCCTTCATCCGCGTCTGCTCCGGCGTGTTTGAGCGCGGGATGGTGGTTACGCAGACCCGCACAGGGAAGTCCTTCGCCACCAAGTACGCCCAGCAGGTGTTCGGGCGTGAACGGGAAGTCATCGACGAGGCCTATCCCGGCGACGTCGTTGGCTTGGTCAACGCATCCTCACTGCGCGTGGGCGACAGCCTGTTCCTGGACCAGCAAGTGGAATTCCCCGCCATCCCGCTTTTTGCTCCCGAGCATTTCCAGGTGGCCAGGTCGCAGGATCCCAGCCGCTTCAAGCAGTTCCGCCGCGGCATCGAGCAGCTTGAGCATGAAGGCGTCATCCAGGTGCTCCGCTCGGACGTCCGCGGCGATCAGGCCCCTGTCCTCGCCGCCGTCGGTCCCATGCAGTTCGAAGTGGTGGAAGACCGCATGGCCCACGACTTTAATGCTCCGATGCGTTTGGAGCGCCTCCCGTACTCGATGGCGAGGATCTCGACGGCGGACGCCATGCCGGCGCTCGCGAACGTCCCCGGCGCCGAGGTGCTGTTGCGGTCCGACGGCGAATACCTGGCCTTGTTCAATGACGTCTGGGCGCTGCGCCGGATCGAGAAGAACCATCCGAAGCTCACACTGGTGCCGATCGGCACGCACAACCCCGCGAAATAG
- a CDS encoding Pr6Pr family membrane protein, translated as MTKRNVLIGGRLFFALLTLVAVGTQLTVHIGLGFDAWNFFSYFTNLSNIFASVVLLVSGYRVLVGKRPSELDDATRGTATIAMAVVGLVFGALLAGQDLGSLLPWVNFVVHYLMPVVMVADWLFQPPRSALTFKHLWYWLLYPVAYLTYSLIRGSFVNWYAYWFIDPARAGGWGGVVVFAMAIAIGFLAVSLAMMRLGNKLERQVNY; from the coding sequence ATGACCAAAAGAAATGTGCTCATTGGGGGACGCCTCTTCTTTGCTCTCCTGACGCTTGTGGCCGTGGGAACGCAACTCACGGTCCACATCGGCTTGGGCTTCGACGCGTGGAACTTCTTCAGCTACTTCACCAATCTGTCCAACATCTTCGCTTCGGTGGTGCTCTTGGTCAGCGGCTATCGCGTGCTTGTTGGCAAGCGTCCCAGTGAGCTCGACGACGCCACGAGAGGCACCGCGACGATCGCCATGGCCGTGGTGGGGCTTGTGTTCGGTGCGCTCCTGGCGGGACAAGACCTCGGTTCCCTGCTCCCCTGGGTCAACTTCGTGGTCCACTACCTGATGCCGGTTGTCATGGTGGCCGACTGGTTGTTCCAGCCTCCGCGCTCCGCCCTGACTTTCAAGCACCTTTGGTATTGGCTGCTCTACCCGGTTGCGTACCTCACCTACAGCCTGATCCGCGGCTCGTTCGTGAACTGGTACGCCTACTGGTTCATCGACCCCGCACGCGCAGGCGGCTGGGGTGGAGTGGTGGTCTTCGCAATGGCGATCGCCATAGGATTCCTCGCGGTGAGCTTGGCCATGATGAGGTTGGGAAACAAGCTCGAGCGCCAGGTGAACTACTAA
- a CDS encoding FUSC family protein, producing MAAPQGLSASKKFLRARLRTGFVRSRNSLVPAIQMTVCAVGAYAFAEYILGHKGPLFAATSSLIALGFSRDPRLRRVMEVGLGCTLGIVIGDLLLHWLGPGIPQAAVVLLFSILLARFLDSGTIFTTQLGLQSLLVVLLPAPEGGPFTRSIDAVVGGVFALLVTMLVPKDPRREPRQDVRKLLHELSEVLRECADALINSDSTQAWHALIRGRNCQPLVDRMRQSLKASGEVATLAPAYRRHRDELTMLEESLDSIDLALRNSRVFARRLTSAINHAALTDEATDSISEVLQETSAAVEELSLGLAEVHDGARRAHMRGARQDLADIATRLHPKMLHVQKLEGETVVMLFRPLMVDLLEAAGMDPLEARDVLPPLQ from the coding sequence ATGGCCGCCCCCCAAGGACTTTCAGCAAGCAAGAAATTCCTGCGGGCGCGCCTCCGCACCGGGTTTGTCCGCAGCCGGAACTCGCTGGTTCCAGCAATCCAGATGACCGTGTGTGCCGTGGGTGCCTACGCGTTCGCTGAATACATCCTGGGGCACAAGGGACCGCTTTTCGCCGCCACCTCGTCCCTGATCGCCCTCGGCTTCTCGCGGGATCCGCGGCTTCGCCGGGTCATGGAAGTCGGGCTTGGCTGCACCCTCGGGATAGTGATCGGCGATCTGCTGCTGCATTGGCTGGGCCCCGGGATCCCACAGGCCGCCGTCGTACTTCTTTTCTCCATCCTCTTGGCCCGATTCCTGGACAGCGGCACCATCTTCACCACGCAGTTGGGCCTGCAGTCACTTCTGGTGGTCCTGCTGCCGGCGCCGGAAGGCGGGCCGTTCACACGCAGCATCGACGCCGTGGTGGGCGGGGTCTTCGCGCTCCTGGTCACCATGCTGGTCCCCAAGGACCCGCGCCGGGAACCCCGTCAGGACGTCCGCAAGCTCCTGCACGAACTCTCCGAAGTTCTCCGCGAGTGTGCCGACGCATTGATTAACAGCGACTCGACCCAGGCCTGGCACGCGCTTATCCGTGGCAGGAATTGCCAGCCCCTGGTCGACCGGATGCGGCAATCCCTCAAGGCGTCCGGAGAGGTGGCGACCCTCGCGCCTGCGTACCGGAGGCACCGCGACGAGCTGACCATGCTGGAGGAGTCGTTGGATTCCATCGATCTCGCCCTCCGCAACAGCCGGGTTTTCGCCCGGCGGCTGACCAGCGCCATCAATCATGCCGCCCTGACGGACGAGGCGACGGACAGCATCTCCGAAGTCCTCCAGGAGACCTCTGCCGCCGTCGAGGAATTATCTCTCGGTCTCGCGGAAGTGCACGACGGCGCCCGCCGCGCCCACATGCGCGGTGCCCGGCAGGACCTGGCCGACATTGCCACCCGCCTCCATCCGAAAATGCTCCACGTCCAGAAACTCGAGGGCGAAACGGTGGTGATGCTCTTCCGCCCGCTCATGGTGGACCTGCTCGAAGCCGCGGGCATGGACCCCCTCGAGGCAAGGGACGTGCTGCCTCCGCTGCAGTGA
- the radA gene encoding DNA repair protein RadA — MASKTSRTSKTPAYKCAECGWTTVKWVGRCGECQAWGTVEETGATVARTTAATTVLEPARRIAEVDGTTAAFLPTGVDELDRVLGGGLVPGAVILLAGEPGVGKSTLLLDVAAKFARTGQDVLYVTGEESAAQVKLRAERIDAVAHSLYLSAETDLGQALGQVEKLEPRLLIVDSVQTLSSADVEGSAGGVSQVREVAASIIAAAKRRNMTTLLVGHVTKDGSIAGPRLLEHLVDVVCQFEGERHSRLRLLRAVKNRYGATDDVGCFDLNEGGIEGLADPSGLFVSRTREPVSGTCITVTMEGRRPLLAEVQSLLAESASSQPRRATSGLDSSRVSMLLAVLQQRAGCILHKDDSYVATVGGVKLSEPATDLAVALAVASAKARKPLPQRLIAFGEVGLAGEVRPVPGINQRIHEAQRLGFTHAVVPASPNGPGPVPEGFSVREVGHLAEALELLIT; from the coding sequence ATGGCTTCCAAGACCTCACGCACTTCCAAGACACCCGCGTACAAATGTGCCGAATGTGGGTGGACAACGGTCAAGTGGGTGGGCCGCTGCGGTGAGTGCCAGGCGTGGGGAACCGTGGAGGAAACGGGCGCCACGGTTGCGCGTACGACGGCGGCAACAACAGTTTTGGAGCCGGCGCGCCGCATTGCCGAGGTAGACGGCACCACGGCCGCCTTCCTGCCCACCGGCGTCGACGAATTGGACCGCGTCCTGGGCGGAGGCTTGGTCCCCGGCGCGGTGATCCTACTTGCGGGCGAACCGGGCGTCGGGAAATCCACGCTTCTCCTGGACGTGGCGGCGAAGTTCGCCCGCACAGGCCAGGACGTCCTGTACGTTACGGGCGAGGAATCGGCGGCGCAGGTCAAACTCCGCGCGGAGCGGATCGACGCTGTCGCGCACAGCCTCTATCTCTCCGCCGAAACGGACCTGGGGCAGGCACTCGGTCAAGTGGAGAAGCTCGAGCCGAGGCTGTTGATCGTGGACTCGGTCCAGACCCTGAGCAGCGCCGATGTCGAAGGCAGCGCGGGCGGCGTTTCACAGGTTCGCGAAGTGGCCGCGTCCATCATCGCCGCCGCCAAGCGCCGCAACATGACCACCCTCCTGGTGGGCCATGTGACGAAGGACGGCTCCATTGCAGGTCCGCGCCTTTTGGAGCACCTGGTGGACGTTGTGTGCCAGTTCGAAGGCGAGCGCCATTCCCGGCTCCGCTTGTTGCGCGCGGTGAAGAACCGCTATGGGGCCACGGACGACGTCGGCTGCTTCGACCTGAACGAAGGCGGCATCGAGGGCCTCGCGGATCCCAGTGGCCTCTTTGTCTCCCGGACACGCGAGCCGGTCTCCGGCACCTGCATCACCGTAACCATGGAAGGGCGCCGGCCACTGCTGGCCGAGGTGCAATCCCTTCTGGCCGAAAGTGCCAGCTCACAGCCACGCCGGGCCACCAGCGGCCTGGACAGCTCGCGCGTGTCCATGCTTCTGGCCGTGCTTCAACAGCGGGCCGGCTGCATCCTGCACAAGGACGACTCCTACGTAGCCACCGTTGGAGGAGTGAAATTGAGCGAACCAGCCACAGACCTCGCAGTGGCGCTTGCTGTGGCTTCGGCGAAGGCCCGCAAGCCGCTGCCGCAGCGGCTGATTGCCTTCGGCGAGGTTGGCCTGGCCGGCGAGGTCCGTCCTGTTCCCGGGATCAACCAGCGCATCCATGAGGCGCAGCGGCTTGGTTTCACGCACGCCGTGGTGCCCGCGAGTCCCAATGGACCGGGACCGGTTCCGGAGGGGTTCTCGGTCCGCGAGGTGGGGCATCTGGCGGAAGCCCTGGAGCTGCTGATTACGTAG
- the pstC gene encoding phosphate ABC transporter permease subunit PstC, whose product MTTNSLTTSQGAGRAGDKVFSGATLAAGCLILLVLFGVALFLVIQAIPALVAPPADIQGGHGFFAYIGPIVVGTLIAAVIALVIATPVAIGVALFISHYAPRRLASGLGYVVDLLAAIPSVVYGAWGAAFLAPQISPAYNWLASTMGWLPIFQGPASATGKTILTASIVLSVMVLPIITSLSREIFLQTPKLHEEAALALGATRWEMIKMAVLPFGRPGIVSAVMLGLGRALGETMAVALVLSSGVLTASLIQSGNQTIAAEIALNFPEASGLKVSTLIAAGLVLFVITLGVNMIARWIITRHKEFSGAN is encoded by the coding sequence GTGACCACCAACTCCTTGACCACTTCCCAAGGTGCCGGACGCGCCGGGGACAAGGTCTTCTCCGGAGCCACCCTGGCCGCGGGATGCCTGATCCTCCTGGTCCTCTTCGGCGTCGCACTTTTTCTTGTAATCCAGGCCATTCCGGCGCTTGTGGCTCCGCCTGCGGACATCCAGGGTGGCCACGGCTTCTTCGCCTACATTGGGCCGATCGTGGTGGGAACCCTGATTGCCGCGGTCATCGCCCTTGTCATCGCCACCCCGGTTGCCATCGGCGTCGCCTTGTTCATCTCGCACTACGCGCCCCGCAGGCTTGCCTCAGGCCTTGGCTATGTGGTGGACCTCCTCGCTGCCATTCCTTCCGTGGTCTACGGCGCATGGGGTGCGGCATTCCTTGCCCCCCAGATCTCGCCCGCCTACAACTGGCTGGCCAGCACCATGGGCTGGTTGCCGATTTTCCAAGGCCCGGCTTCGGCTACCGGCAAGACCATCCTGACCGCGAGCATCGTCCTCTCCGTCATGGTCCTGCCGATCATCACTTCCCTTTCGCGTGAGATCTTCCTGCAGACCCCGAAGCTCCATGAGGAAGCCGCCCTGGCCCTCGGCGCGACGCGTTGGGAAATGATCAAGATGGCTGTTCTGCCGTTCGGCCGTCCGGGCATCGTAAGCGCCGTCATGCTGGGCCTCGGCCGTGCACTTGGCGAGACCATGGCCGTAGCGCTGGTCCTTTCCTCCGGCGTTCTGACCGCAAGCCTGATCCAGTCCGGCAACCAGACCATCGCCGCGGAAATTGCCTTGAACTTCCCTGAAGCCAGCGGACTCAAGGTCAGTACGTTGATCGCAGCCGGTTTGGTATTGTTCGTCATCACCCTCGGTGTCAACATGATTGCACGCTGGATCATCACCAGGCACAAAGAATTCTCGGGAGCCAACTAA
- the pstS gene encoding phosphate ABC transporter substrate-binding protein PstS: protein MKVTRFGRNAAIAVLAVGALALTACGSDNATNAPAATQSAAGVKVTGTLTGIGSSAQGAAMDAWKTNFASANPGATVQYSPDGSGAGRKAILDGSAQFAGSDAYLTDAELATSKTKCGTDGAINVPVYISPIAVAFNIPNVKDLKLDATTVAKIFRGQITNWNDPAIAATNAGVTLPDLKVTPVNRSDDSGTTQNFTDYLAAAAPDVWTDKAAGLWPASLKGENAKGTSGVVKTVTDTPGAVTYADDSAVSGKLGTAQIKVGSDFVKISADAAAKAVELGKPVAGRAANDLSIKLDRTTTAAGVYPVVLVSYHVVCTSYDKKETADLVKAFESYVVSDAGQQAAAGSAKSAPLSKALQDKAKTAVDSIKAKA from the coding sequence GTGAAGGTAACTCGCTTCGGCCGCAACGCGGCAATCGCGGTCCTCGCAGTCGGCGCCCTTGCGCTAACCGCTTGCGGTTCGGACAACGCAACCAACGCGCCGGCAGCAACCCAGTCTGCAGCGGGCGTCAAGGTGACCGGCACGCTGACCGGTATCGGCTCCTCGGCGCAGGGCGCCGCAATGGACGCCTGGAAGACCAACTTCGCTTCGGCCAACCCGGGTGCCACGGTCCAGTACTCCCCGGACGGCTCGGGCGCTGGCCGCAAGGCCATCCTCGACGGCTCCGCTCAGTTCGCAGGTTCCGACGCGTACTTGACTGACGCCGAGCTCGCCACCTCCAAGACCAAGTGCGGCACCGATGGTGCCATCAACGTCCCGGTGTACATCTCCCCGATCGCCGTTGCTTTCAACATCCCCAACGTCAAGGACTTGAAGCTCGACGCAACCACGGTTGCCAAGATCTTCCGCGGCCAGATCACCAACTGGAACGATCCCGCCATTGCCGCCACGAACGCCGGCGTCACCCTTCCGGACCTCAAGGTCACCCCGGTCAACCGCTCTGACGATTCCGGAACCACCCAGAACTTCACCGACTACCTGGCTGCCGCGGCTCCGGACGTCTGGACCGACAAGGCTGCTGGCCTGTGGCCCGCATCCCTGAAGGGCGAGAACGCCAAGGGTACCTCCGGCGTCGTCAAGACCGTCACGGACACCCCGGGTGCCGTAACCTACGCCGACGACTCCGCAGTCTCCGGCAAGCTCGGCACCGCGCAGATCAAGGTTGGTTCGGACTTCGTCAAGATCTCCGCCGACGCTGCCGCCAAGGCTGTTGAACTCGGCAAGCCCGTCGCCGGCCGCGCTGCCAACGACCTCTCCATCAAGCTTGACCGCACCACCACCGCTGCCGGCGTCTACCCGGTTGTCCTGGTTTCCTACCACGTCGTCTGCACCAGCTACGACAAGAAGGAAACCGCTGACCTGGTCAAGGCTTTCGAGAGCTACGTAGTCTCCGACGCCGGCCAGCAGGCCGCAGCCGGCTCTGCCAAGTCCGCTCCGCTCTCCAAGGCGCTGCAGGACAAGGCAAAGACCGCTGTTGACTCCATCAAGGCCAAGGCCTAA
- a CDS encoding anion permease, with protein sequence MVAFFALVVTLAAGFAFLNGFRDVSTAVALSVRTRALTPSVAVLLAAVFNFAGVLLSGGFALIFSQSWVVLPPGMNGLTVLAAGLCSAILWGTYAWWRGVPLSSTHALVGGLAGAGTASGVMGGGYINGVDNIMLIQVVLPLLLSPVIAFIGAYLLVWPVTWAARYTQPDVVHGRFRHAQSVSAAAVAFGHGLQDGQRTVAVILLGSVAAGVSGHDDLPFWVILLTAVMLTAGTLCGGWRISYTLGYKLTRVDPLRGFVAQSLTSLMLFVGAIGLHLPLSTTHTVTSAVLGAGTNQNFSVTNRRMVLRILGFWVATPIVTAAVAFVLGLALSPLSR encoded by the coding sequence ATGGTCGCGTTCTTCGCCCTCGTGGTGACGCTGGCGGCTGGGTTCGCTTTCCTCAACGGCTTCCGCGACGTCTCCACCGCCGTCGCGCTCTCTGTGCGCACCCGCGCCCTCACTCCGTCTGTTGCCGTGCTTTTAGCGGCGGTTTTCAATTTTGCCGGCGTCCTGCTCAGCGGCGGTTTCGCGCTGATTTTCAGCCAATCGTGGGTGGTTCTTCCCCCGGGTATGAATGGGCTGACTGTACTCGCTGCGGGGTTGTGCAGCGCCATCCTTTGGGGAACCTACGCTTGGTGGCGCGGTGTGCCCCTCTCGTCAACCCACGCCCTGGTGGGAGGCCTGGCCGGTGCCGGAACTGCGAGCGGAGTCATGGGCGGCGGCTACATCAACGGCGTGGACAATATCATGCTGATCCAGGTGGTTCTGCCTCTGCTGCTGTCCCCCGTGATTGCCTTCATTGGCGCCTACCTCCTCGTCTGGCCCGTCACCTGGGCCGCGCGCTACACTCAGCCCGATGTTGTGCACGGCCGTTTCCGCCATGCCCAGTCTGTCTCGGCCGCTGCGGTGGCATTCGGCCATGGACTGCAGGACGGGCAGCGAACTGTGGCCGTGATACTGCTGGGCTCTGTGGCGGCAGGAGTGTCCGGCCACGATGACCTCCCGTTCTGGGTCATCCTCCTGACGGCTGTCATGCTCACGGCAGGGACGCTTTGTGGCGGGTGGCGCATCTCTTACACCTTGGGTTACAAGCTGACCAGGGTGGACCCGTTGCGGGGATTCGTGGCCCAGAGCCTGACCTCGCTCATGCTGTTTGTCGGTGCCATCGGGCTCCATTTACCGCTTTCCACCACCCACACTGTGACGTCAGCAGTGCTCGGAGCAGGAACCAACCAGAACTTTTCCGTCACTAACCGTCGGATGGTGCTGCGGATCCTGGGGTTCTGGGTCGCGACGCCGATCGTCACCGCCGCGGTGGCCTTCGTCCTTGGATTAGCCCTCTCGCCGCTGTCGCGCTGA
- the pstA gene encoding phosphate ABC transporter permease PstA has product MTVTAPVVRKRSALTKGQLPAFAPYVVLAVALVLGAAILALIGFNAFGWGLVSAILFTIGLVGWSAAVEGGRKASDKLATCLIVGSFLVALLPLISVIWTVLVNGIPGIITPGFLTTSMNGVTGALDNKSVDEGTKVLGGIYHALLGTVQITLLATVISVPVGLLTAIYLVEYGNDRALARAITFFVDVMTGIPSIVAGLFAAAFFFAVVGPGTKTGAVAAVALSVLMIPVVVRSSEEMLKIVPNELREAAYALGVRKWRTILKVVIPTAISGIASGVTLAIARVIGETAPILVTAGFATTINNNVFGGWMASLPTFIYTQILNPTSPSNPDASSQRAWGAALVLIILVMLLNLGARLIARIFAPKAGR; this is encoded by the coding sequence ATGACTGTCACAGCCCCCGTGGTGCGCAAACGCTCTGCCCTGACCAAGGGCCAGCTGCCCGCCTTCGCACCATACGTCGTCCTGGCCGTTGCCTTGGTACTCGGCGCAGCGATCCTTGCACTGATCGGCTTCAACGCCTTCGGCTGGGGCCTGGTCTCCGCCATCCTCTTCACGATCGGGCTGGTCGGATGGAGCGCGGCCGTAGAAGGCGGCCGCAAGGCGAGCGACAAACTCGCGACTTGCCTCATTGTCGGCTCATTCCTTGTGGCCCTACTGCCCCTGATCTCGGTGATCTGGACCGTCCTCGTGAATGGCATCCCGGGCATCATTACGCCCGGCTTCCTGACGACCTCCATGAACGGCGTCACAGGCGCCCTCGACAACAAGAGTGTCGATGAAGGGACCAAGGTCCTCGGCGGCATCTATCACGCGCTGCTGGGCACCGTGCAGATCACCCTGCTGGCCACTGTCATCTCGGTGCCGGTGGGTCTGCTGACCGCAATCTACCTCGTGGAGTACGGCAACGATCGTGCCCTCGCCCGTGCCATCACGTTCTTCGTCGACGTCATGACCGGCATCCCCTCGATCGTGGCAGGCCTCTTTGCCGCGGCCTTCTTCTTCGCCGTGGTCGGCCCGGGCACCAAGACCGGTGCTGTCGCCGCCGTCGCGCTTTCAGTCTTGATGATCCCGGTTGTGGTCCGCTCCAGCGAGGAAATGCTCAAGATCGTCCCGAACGAGCTCCGTGAGGCGGCTTACGCGCTGGGTGTCCGCAAGTGGCGCACCATCCTCAAAGTGGTCATCCCGACGGCGATTTCCGGCATCGCTTCCGGCGTCACCTTGGCGATTGCCCGCGTGATTGGCGAGACGGCACCGATCTTGGTCACCGCAGGTTTCGCGACCACCATCAACAACAACGTGTTCGGCGGCTGGATGGCCTCGCTGCCTACATTCATCTACACGCAGATCCTGAACCCGACCTCGCCGTCCAACCCGGACGCGTCGAGCCAGCGGGCATGGGGTGCCGCGCTGGTCCTGATCATCCTAGTGATGCTCCTGAACCTCGGCGCGAGGCTGATCGCCCGGATCTTCGCCCCCAAGGCCGGCCGTTGA
- the pstB gene encoding phosphate ABC transporter ATP-binding protein PstB — translation MSKRIDVKDLNVYYGSFLAVEGVNINIEAKSVTAFIGPSGCGKSTFLRTLNRMHEVLPGARVEGEVLLDGDNLYGAGVDPVTVRSQVGMVFQRPNPFPTMSIRDNVLAGVKLNNKKITKGAADALVEKSLRGANLWNEVKDRLEKPGSGLSGGQQQRLCIARAIAVEPQVILMDEPCSALDPISTLAVEDLINELKDEYTVVIVTHNMQQAARVSDKTAFFNIAGTGKPGKLIEFADTTTIFNNPSQKATEDYVSGRFG, via the coding sequence ATGTCTAAGCGGATCGACGTCAAGGATCTGAACGTCTACTACGGCAGCTTCCTGGCCGTTGAAGGCGTCAACATCAACATCGAAGCCAAATCGGTCACGGCGTTCATCGGGCCGTCCGGTTGTGGCAAGTCCACCTTCCTGCGCACCCTGAACCGCATGCACGAGGTGCTGCCCGGCGCGCGCGTCGAGGGTGAAGTCTTGCTCGACGGCGACAACCTCTACGGTGCCGGTGTGGACCCGGTGACTGTCCGCAGCCAGGTTGGCATGGTTTTCCAGCGCCCCAACCCGTTCCCCACGATGTCCATCCGCGACAACGTGCTGGCCGGCGTCAAGCTGAACAACAAGAAGATCACCAAGGGTGCGGCCGACGCGCTCGTGGAGAAGTCCCTCCGTGGCGCCAACCTGTGGAACGAGGTCAAGGACCGCCTGGAGAAGCCGGGTTCCGGACTCTCAGGCGGCCAGCAGCAGCGGCTCTGCATTGCCCGCGCCATCGCTGTGGAACCGCAGGTCATCCTCATGGACGAGCCCTGCTCCGCGCTGGACCCCATCTCCACCTTGGCCGTCGAAGACCTCATCAATGAGCTCAAGGACGAGTACACCGTGGTGATCGTGACCCACAACATGCAGCAGGCAGCGCGCGTTTCCGACAAGACGGCGTTCTTCAACATTGCCGGCACCGGCAAGCCGGGCAAACTCATTGAGTTCGCGGACACCACCACCATCTTCAACAACCCGTCCCAGAAGGCCACGGAAGACTACGTCTCCGGCCGCTTCGGATAA